A window from Athalia rosae chromosome 5, iyAthRosa1.1, whole genome shotgun sequence encodes these proteins:
- the LOC125501089 gene encoding putative nuclease HARBI1: MDRETFRCHFRLTVQTFEVVLDKVSIALRAGARNVNNGRSSIPPEKSLLLTLWLLATPDSFRSVADRFGTTKSVAHRNFLQITKILSQLAAEYLRWPTIPELRRVRILFDNLRPDNGFPDIIGAVDGTHIAIRAPIIDPKSYVHHMTVGYGVEAPFVSRLKRTKSFQKARI; encoded by the exons ATGGATCGCGAAACCTTCCGATGTCATTTCCGATTGACTGTCCAAACATTTGAG GTCGTTTTGGACAAAGTATCTATTGCACTACGAGCAGGAGCCCGCAATGTAAATAACGGAAGAAGTTCGATACCTCCAGAAAAGAGTCTACTATTAACATTGTGGCTTTTAGCTACTCCAGACTCCTTTCGCTCTGTTGCTGATCGGTTTGGAACCACCAAGAGCGTAGCCCATCGTAACTTCTTACAGATCACGAAGATACTATCTCAACTAGCTGCGGAATATCTAAGATGGCCAACTATACCAGAACTCAGACGTGTGCGGATTCTGTTCGATAATTTGCGCCCTGATAATGGTTTTCCTGATATTATTGGCGCAGTGGATGGTACTCACATTGCCATTCGAGCTCCAATAATAGATCCAAAAAGTTAT GTTCATCACATGACAGTCGGGTATGGCGTAGAAGCCCCATTTGTCAGCAGATTGAAGAGAACGAAATCATTCCAGAAGGCACGCATCTAG